The sequence TTCATTACCGTCGTTAACGACGTATCGTGTTCTTTCAATAGGTCAATGAACACCTTTAATGCTTTTGTTTTAAATGAAGTCCTTAAAATAATTGAGAACTTTCGTTTATACGGCGTATCTTTTACTGGTACAATTTTCAATAAGCCTCTTGAAATTTCTTGACGGACAGCCAAATCGGACAAAAATGTAATACCAAGGCCTGACTCTACCGATTCTTTTATCAGTTGGGTGCTGCCAAATTCCATTACATTTTGGGGATCAATGTTTAACGAGCGAAAGATTCTTTCCGTGGCTTCTCTTGTTCCAGATCCCAACTCACGAACAATCCACGTTTCTTTTTCAAGATCGGACACTTCCACCTCATGGTCCTGTCTTGCCAAACGGTGATGGTATGGGGCTACGATAAACATCGTATCCTCCGCAAATGCATCGATAGAAAGATGTGTATTTTTGAAATCTCCCTCGATAATGCCGACATCCAACTGATGCCCAACAACTAATTTTGCAATTTCCTTCGTATTGCCAATGACAATACGAGGTTTTATAAGCGGAAACTCTTCAAGTAATTTAGCTATAAAGTGAGGCAGAACATATTCCCCAAACGTATAGCTTGCCCCTATCGATAGCGGCCCACTTGCCCGATTGGACAGGTCATCCATTAAACTTTGCATTTTTGTATAAAGTCCTACTATTTCTTTCGCATGATAATAAACAATCTCTCCCGCTTTATTCAAGCGCACAAATTTGGTACTTCGTTCAAGAAGTGTTTCCCCGTATGTTTGCTCTAATAATTTTATGTACTGACTCACCGCTGGCTGCGTCATGTGTAACTCCTCTGCTGCACGTGAAAAACTCCCTTTTTCCACAACCGTGACAAATACATGTAAATGTTGATCCATAAAACCACACCTCCATTCTATAAGTTAATACTTATTATAAGTATTATATATAGTTATTTTACTTATCGCCCAACAAGGAATATGTTAAAAGTATAATACATTTTGGAGGCGTTGGACATGAAGTCAGAAAATAGTAAAGCACATAAGACAACTGAACCAAATGAATCGATTGCCCCAACGGATGCTACGACATCTATGGAAACAGTGAAACCAACAAACTGGCCAGATCTACCTTTCTCATTTGCCTGGATTGGTGGAATTGCGTTCACTTTTTTTATCGCATTACTTGGTTATTTGTTAGTAAAAATACCTGGATTTGATCATATCGGTCAGCTGGCCTGCGCCATTTTAATGGCAGTAGTCTATCGGCAATTTTTAGGCTATCCTGAGATAATACGCCCAGGAATCACTTTTTCATCTAAACATTTGCTACGCTTTGCTATTATTTTATATGGTTTAAAATTAAATATTGATACGGTTTTACACGATGGAATAGGACTGCTCATTCGTGACGCTGGTGTCATCCTGTTTGCAATTCTTTTAACAATTTGGCTAGCCAAATTGTTAAAGGCAGATCAAAATATCTCATTACTACTAGCCGTTGGTACTGGTATTTGTGGAGCGGCCGCGATTGCAGCCATTGCTCCCATCGTCAAATCGAAAGACGAGGATACCGCCATCGGAGTCGGCATCATTGCATTGGTCGGTACAATATTCGCAATCGGCTACACCCTTTTGCGTCCCATTTTACCATTAACTGACGTCGATTATGGTATATGGGCCGGCATAAGCTTGCACGAAATTGCCCATGTCGCCTTAGCAGCCGAGCCTGCTGGGGAGGATGCACTCGCCATCGGCCTACTTGCAAAACTTGGTCGTGTATTCCTTCTCGTTCCTTTATGTTTTATTTTCATGTCCTGGATGAAACGAAAAAGTCATAGTAATGATACTACAGAAAGTAAAATTGAGTTTCCATGGTTCTTAATCGGTTTCGTACTGATGAGTCTTATCGGAAGCTATGTCCTTGGACAATCTATTCCGGTTTCAGAAGAGTTTTTATTGGGTATTTCCACGATTACAACATGGTGTTTGACTGCTGCCATGGTTGGCCTTGGTCTGAATGTTAGCCTACATGATCTTCGCACAAAAGCGTTAAAGCCTTTAGTTGCGATGCTAATCAGTTCGATTTGCCTTAGCATTTTGGCCTATTTTATTATATGAATATGAAATGATTACAAACCGTTTTATCCCAATCTGGATAATCAAAGAAGGATTTCCGTCTCTATTTCTCGAATGGATATAGGGAAAGGGGTTGCACGAATGTTTCAAAAACTGCTACTTGCCGCTATTACGATTATGGGGACTATCTATATCTTCTTCATCCCATCAGACCCAGTCGGCTTCAAGATTTTTATGAAACTAATTCCGATGGCGCTTATCATTCTGTTTGCATTGACAACAAGAACGCTATTTTCACGTACATATAAACGGATTGTTATAATGGGGCTTTTTGTCTCTATGATTGCAGATGGCGTCCTCTATTGGTTCATGATTGGACTCATTACGTTTTTCATCGCACATATTTTTTACATTGTTGCATTTCGTCATATGGCTCGGAAACCTATGCCCATTTGGGCCGCCATTCTACTTATTCTTTACGGGGTAGGTATGGCTATTTGGCTGGCCGGATCACAATTCACAACTGGGCAAAATGTGCTTGGCATTGCCATTATTGCCTATATTTGCGTCATTACAACAATGGGCTGGATGGCGATTCGTACACGTATGCCACTAGCCATTACCGGCGCACTGCTCTTCATTTTCTCAGATTCCGTTCTCGCAATTGACCGATTTGTTTACACGATTCCGTACCGTGATGCCCTCGTCATGGTATCCTATTATGCCGCGCAAGCTTTCATCGCAACGAGCATCGGTAGTCGGGTCGTAAAGTATTCCGTAAACCGGAACAATCTGATAAGATAGGTGTATCAGATTTTTACTACAGGAGGAATTTCAAAAAATGAAAGAGATATTAATCGAGCGTCTTGTACGCTATGCAAAAATCGACACGCAATCAGATGCTAATAGTTCGTCAACCCCTTCAACACCCGGTCAATGGGACTTACTCCATGAATTGCAAAAAGAGCTCACTACTATTGGATTGGAAGACATCACGCTAGATGATAATGGCTATTTATTTGCGACGCTTCCTGCCAATACAGATCGTGACATTCCTGTCATCGGATTTCTAGCACATGTCGATACGGCGACTGATTATACAGGAAAAAACGTTAAGCCACAGCGCATCGACAATTACAATGGCCAAGATGTGCAACTAAATAGTAATACAATTATGACCATAAACGACTTCCCAGAATTGAAAAACTATGTAGGCCATACACTCATTACGACAGATGGTACAACACTTCTCGGTGCTGACAATAAAGCCGGGATTGCTGAAATCGTAACAGCAATGGAGTATTTAATTGCCAATCCAGACATTAAGCATGGCAAACTACGTATTGCCTTCACACCAGACGAGGAAATCGGACGAGGACCCCATAAATTTGACGTCGAAAAGTTTGGGGCAAAATATGCCTATACAATGGACGGCGGCCCACTTGGTGAATTGCAGTATGAGAGCTTCAATGCAGCGGGTGCGAAAGTAACCTTCCACGGCGTCAGTGTTCACCCTGGATCTGCCAAAGATAAAATGGTCAACTCGATCTTAATCGCCAATCAATTCCAGGCTGCCATGCCTGCGGAAGAAATTCCTGAGAAAACAGATGACTATAAAGGGTTTGTCCATCTTATGAACGTCAATGGTGATACGGAAGAAACAACACTTAGCTATATTATCCGTTATTTCGACCGCGAAACATTTGCAGCCCGTAAACAGCTGATGATTGACACGGCTAATAAGCTGAAAAAGGAATACGGCGAACACACTGTTACCCTTGAAATCGAAGACCAATATTTCAATATGGGCGAAAAAATTGAGCCTGTCATGGAGATTGTCGATATTATGGCTGATGCTTTCAAAAATATCGATGTTGAGCCACGTATCGTACCGATACGTGGGGGCACGGATGGATCGCAGCTATCCTATATGGGCATGCCTACGCCGAATATTTTCACTGGCGGTGAAAACTACCACGGCAAGTTCGAATACATCTCCGTCGACAATATGGTCAAAGCAACGAATGTGATCATTGAAGCAGTGAAATTATTCGAACAACGTGCATAAGTAAGGGGAAAAGTGTATGAGGGAGATTTGGATTGGAATCCTAGCCTCTTTGTTTTTCGCAGTGACATTTATCTTAAATCGAACGATGGAATTATCGGGGGGAAGCTGGCTTTGGAGCTCTTCCCTCCGATATTTCTTTATGGTTCCGTTTTTGATTGCCATTGTCGCTTATCGCAAAGGGCTTGGCGATACGAAGAAAGAAATGATTGCGAAGCCTGCACCGTTTTTTATTTGGAGCGTGGTAGCTTTTGTTTTGTTTTATGCGCCACTTACATATGCAGCAGCGTATAGTCCGGGCTGGCTTCTTGCCGGTACGTGGCAATTAACGATTGTGGCCGGCGTTTTACTGGCACCGTTTTTTACAATTATCGTCAAAACGAACTCCGGGGAGCAGAAAATCCGACAGAAGGTTCCTGCCGTTTCACTTTGTATTTCACTTATTATTCTTGTGGGCGTTGTGTTCATTCAAATCCCACATGCCCAAAGTGTCGATATTCGAACGTTGGGGCTCGGTATTATCCCCGTCATCATCGCCGCGTTTGCCTATCCACTTGGAAATCGAAAGATGATGGAACTACTAGGAGGACGGCTTGATACATTTCAGCGTGTCCTCGGGATGACACTTATGACAATGCCTGTTTGGGTTGGTGTGGCCATCTATGCATTAGTAACAGTTGGTCCCCCTTCCATAAGCCAGCTCAGTCAATCATTCATCGTTGCTGTCAGCTCGGGCGTCATTGCCACAACGTTATTTTTCATGGCGACTGATCTTGCACGGGATGACCAAGGAAAACTTGCTGCAGTTGAAGCCACACAATCGACCGAACTTATTTTTGCAATGATTGGTGAAATGATTATTATCGGGATTGCGCTTCCAGGTCCAATTGCGCTTGTCGGAATTGGCGTCATCATTTTTGGTATGGCACTACATAGCTTTCAAACTGCTATCGCAAAAAAGAAATTGCCCGTCACCTAATAAAAGGTACAGGCAATTTTTTTATCTAGATTTCCGCACCTAGGGGCTCGGGTCGTTTCCTAACGTTCATATTCCCCAATTGTTTCGACCGCTTTCTCCGTAATCGATGTATCAATTGCTTTGTTTAAATCGACATCTCCACGAATCGCACCGTTCGCTTTATACGTATCGTACTGCTTTTTAATGTCATCAATGAACATCTTTCCGTCTGGGTCAAGTCCTGTGACGTTCACTTTATCCCAAAGCTCGGGGTCTTTCAATGCGGTATGTTTTGTCATGATTTCGACCACTTCGTCCTTACCAATGTCTTTAATAAAGGCATCATTATAGTCACGAACACCTTTCAAGTAGGCAGACATGAACCGCAATGAAATATCCTGTTCTTCAGACATGAATTGAGGGGAGCCAAGTACCATTGCAATTTGAGATTCGGGTGCATAATCAGTTGCGTCACCGAATCGAACATGGAAACCTTGGTCGACCCCCTGTGCGATAAGCGGCTCGATATTGAGTGCGGCATCGATTGTTTCACCATTGATTGCCCCTAGCATACTGCCAAAGTCCCCCATGAGCACGAACTCGACGTCATCTTCAGTCAAGCCTGCGTGCTTAAGCATTTCCTCGTAAATATAGCCGTCAATCGAATTGCGTGATGATACAGCTATTTTCTTCCCTTTAAAATCACTATACTCTTTTATTTCATCGACCATATGATTACCGATGACAAATGTGAAGTAGGATTTTCCTGGCACATTATGCCCTTTATCCGCAATAATTTTAACGTCAATTCCTTGTGCAATCGCATTGAAAAATGATGCGGTCGAAACGCCGCCTGCAATATCAACTTCACCTGCTGCAAGTGCCGGCAGCATATCATCACTATTGGCGAATTGGGCGAACTCTACTTCAATATTATAGTCTTCAAAATACCCTTTTTCTTTCGCGATATAGAAGCCGGCACCCGATGCCGCACCATCTTCCGCAATAACGACTTTTACCCGGTTGTCGAGTGGCGCCAAATCACCCGAAGGATAGTCCTCTGTCACTGCATTCGGCACCTTATCTTCCGGCACTGGCTGCACTGTTTCTTTTGGAGAACAAGCCCCAACAACCAATGCCACTGCGAATAACATCATCAACCATCCGCTTTTCATCCACTTCGCCATGGAATCTCTCCTTATCATTCATTTTCCTGCCTGGACCGCTGTACCTCTTCCTGAAGATGCTGCCATATTTCAACAAACTGTTCGGCCATTACCGGATTTGCCCGGATATCCTCCATTTTTCGCGGACGTGGCATGTCGACTTTAATTTCCCGAATAATTCTTCCTGGTTGAGAACTCATCAGTAAAATACGATCGCTTAGTAATAACGCTTCGTCGATACTATGGGTGATGAAAAGAACTGTCTTGCCCGTTTCTGACCAGATGGACAGCAATTCCTCCTGTAAGATGAATTTATTCTGTTCATCGAGTGCAGCAAATGGTTCATCCATCAGCAAAATTTCTGGATCATTGGCAAATGCCCGCGCGATACTTACACGCTGCTTCATTCCGCCAGATAATTCTTTTGGATAAAGTGAAGAAAACCGTTCAAGTCCGGTTTTCTTTAAATAATACGCCGTCCGCTCTTTGACGACTTCTTTCGGCATATGGCGCATTTTGAGGCCAAATGCTACGTTCTCCTCTACGGTAAGCCAAGGAATGACACCTCTTTCCTGGAATACCATCGACTGAAGAGGACGGTCCTCCCCATCCGTCGCAATGGTAAATTCACCAATGCTCGGATGTTCAAGGCCCGCTAAAATACGCAGAAGTGTTGTTTTTCCACAGCCACTTGGACCAACAAGACAGACAAATTCTCCATCCTCGACAGTCAAATTAATATCGTCAAGTGCCGTAACAGATGCTTGTTTTTTATAAAATGCTTTCGTCAAACTACGAATGATAATTTTAGTTTTTTTCCCCATCTATCTGCTCACCTCCACGGTAACATCTTCTTCTGAATTCCCCGGAGCATCAGCGAAAACAGATAGCCAAAAAATGAAATGAGGATTAGCCCTACATACATTTCTGGCAGTAAAAATGCTTTGTATGACGTCCAAATCAGATAGCCTATTCCTGAAGTTGCTCCCATCATTTCCGCAGCTACAATTGTGAGAAGCGCAATCGCCTGCCCCATTTGGATACCTTCAAGCATGACTGGCAGTGCCCCTGGCAAAGCGATTTTCAAGAAAAAATTCACTCTTCCTGCTCCGTAATTTTTCGCTACATCCAAATAGATTGAATCGATATTAATGACACCTGCCGCTGTATTGATGACAACAGGAAAAAAGACACTTCCTGCAATTGTCACAACTTTCGACAAGTCCCCGATTCCGAAAAGAATGATAATAATCGGAAGCAAGGCAAGTGTAGGAATCGGCATTAACGCCATCACAATCGGGGAAACGAAATGCCGGATTGGCGAATAGAGCCCCATCAGTAAACCGATGATGACACCCGGTATCACGCCGAGTAGAAATCCAAGGAAAATCCTATACAACGAAACCCCAATATGATTGGCCATTACACCACTGGCAATCATCTCGAAAAACGTACTAACGATAGTGGAGGGCGGTGGAAAAAAGCGAATATCTAGTATTCCCGTCCTCGACATAAATTCCCATAATAACAGTAGGAATATCGGCGAAGCGATTGTCAACATTTGTTTAAGCCGTTCCTTCGTTTGCCTCTGCTTCCATTCACGCTGCTCGATCTCATGTGGATCATACCGCACAGCCCTGTCATCTCTTTTCAACGTTCACCACCTCTTCATTCAAATAGTATGTGTCTGCCTAAAAAAGTGTGTTGGGCAAGCGCGGAGAAACGGCAATCTTCGGGATTTTAAAAATAAAAAGGGTAAAGGTATAAGGAAGGAATTCCTGTTAATTTTCTGCTACTCTCAAGTGATTTGTTGTATAATTCACTCAACAACAATATACGAGGGGGTATAACATTGAAAATGACACAACATTCGCAGGACACTTGGAATGCCAATTTATATGATACACAACATTCATTTGTTTCAAAGTACGGGGACCATTTACTTGATTTATTAGCTCCAAAAGCAGGCGAGAAAATTCTTGATCTTGGGTGTGGTACGGGAGATTTAGCGAAAAAATTATATGATGCTCAAGTGGATGTTGTAGGTGTCGATAGCTCTGCAAATATGGTGGCACAAGCGAAAAAGAAGTATCCCGCCATTCCATTTGAAGTTCAAGATGCGGCAGAGTTAGATTTCCATAACGAATTTGATGCTGTATTCTCTAACGCTACGCTTCATTGGGTACAAACGCCAAAGCAAGTTCTCACTGGGATTTATCAGGGTTTGCAGCAAGGAGGAAGATTTATCGCAGAATTTGGTGGCAAAGGAAACGTTCAAACTATCATCGATGGGATTATTCATGGTATTCAAGAGGCTGGGTTTGATTACAACGCAGAGCAATTCCCTTGGTATTATCCGAGTATTGGTGAATATACAGCTTTAATGGAGGAGGCTGGATTCAGGGTCACTCTTGCCCAACACTATGACAGACCAACTCCATTGGATGAGGATAATGGATTGCGAGACTGGATTATCATGTTCGGCAGTGCCTTTTTCACCGGAATTGCTGAAGATAAGAAAAATGACATCCTCACAACAATCGAGCAGCAATTACGTCCCCTCTTATATACAGATGGCCAATGGGTCGCTGATTACAAAAGAATTCGTGTCATTGGGATTAAAGAAAAATAAGAGGAAGGCTCCCTCATGGGGTTCCCTCCTCTTATCCAAAAACAGCATCCGCATAAAAGACGCTGTTCTACAATCAATAAAGGATGCGGCTCTTCTTTGCATCAAACAGCAACTGTTCCCGGAACGCGGGATGGGCGATGTCAATGAGTGCCTTCGCGCGTTCAGCAACCGACTTGCCATAAAGATGAGCAATGCCGTACTCCGTTACAATATGGTCCACGTCATTTTTTGATGTCGTCACGACAGAACCAGGCGACAATTGCAGCTGAATACGCGAAATCGTATCATTTTTCACAGTCGAATGCATGCAGATAAACCCTTTCCCATGCTTCGCAAAGCGAGCCCCGCGCGCAAAGTCTGCTTGTCCACCTGTGGATGAATAATAGCGACCACCAATCGTTTCAGAGGCACACTGCCCATACAAATCCACCTCCGTCGTCGCATTAATCGACACGATACGCTCTTCCTTCGCAATTTCACGCGGATCATTGACAACGCTAACTGGTAAAAATTCAACAGAAGGGTTTTTGTCTATGAAATCATACAATCGCTGTGAACCATATGCAAACGTCGCAACTGTCTTCCCTTTATATGTGAACTTTCGTGTCCCATCAACTGCACCCGCCGCCACCAAATCTACAATACCATCCGTCAGCATTTCCGTATGAATCCCTAGATGACGGTGATCCTTCAACATACTCATAACCGCATTCGGAATGGCTCCAATACCAATTTGCAGAGAATCACCATTATCGATT comes from Sporosarcina sp. FSL K6-3457 and encodes:
- a CDS encoding ABC transporter ATP-binding protein; its protein translation is MGKKTKIIIRSLTKAFYKKQASVTALDDINLTVEDGEFVCLVGPSGCGKTTLLRILAGLEHPSIGEFTIATDGEDRPLQSMVFQERGVIPWLTVEENVAFGLKMRHMPKEVVKERTAYYLKKTGLERFSSLYPKELSGGMKQRVSIARAFANDPEILLMDEPFAALDEQNKFILQEELLSIWSETGKTVLFITHSIDEALLLSDRILLMSSQPGRIIREIKVDMPRPRKMEDIRANPVMAEQFVEIWQHLQEEVQRSRQENE
- the pepT gene encoding peptidase T — translated: MKEILIERLVRYAKIDTQSDANSSSTPSTPGQWDLLHELQKELTTIGLEDITLDDNGYLFATLPANTDRDIPVIGFLAHVDTATDYTGKNVKPQRIDNYNGQDVQLNSNTIMTINDFPELKNYVGHTLITTDGTTLLGADNKAGIAEIVTAMEYLIANPDIKHGKLRIAFTPDEEIGRGPHKFDVEKFGAKYAYTMDGGPLGELQYESFNAAGAKVTFHGVSVHPGSAKDKMVNSILIANQFQAAMPAEEIPEKTDDYKGFVHLMNVNGDTEETTLSYIIRYFDRETFAARKQLMIDTANKLKKEYGEHTVTLEIEDQYFNMGEKIEPVMEIVDIMADAFKNIDVEPRIVPIRGGTDGSQLSYMGMPTPNIFTGGENYHGKFEYISVDNMVKATNVIIEAVKLFEQRA
- a CDS encoding class I SAM-dependent methyltransferase, with protein sequence MTQHSQDTWNANLYDTQHSFVSKYGDHLLDLLAPKAGEKILDLGCGTGDLAKKLYDAQVDVVGVDSSANMVAQAKKKYPAIPFEVQDAAELDFHNEFDAVFSNATLHWVQTPKQVLTGIYQGLQQGGRFIAEFGGKGNVQTIIDGIIHGIQEAGFDYNAEQFPWYYPSIGEYTALMEEAGFRVTLAQHYDRPTPLDEDNGLRDWIIMFGSAFFTGIAEDKKNDILTTIEQQLRPLLYTDGQWVADYKRIRVIGIKEK
- a CDS encoding ABC transporter permease; protein product: MLTIASPIFLLLLWEFMSRTGILDIRFFPPPSTIVSTFFEMIASGVMANHIGVSLYRIFLGFLLGVIPGVIIGLLMGLYSPIRHFVSPIVMALMPIPTLALLPIIIILFGIGDLSKVVTIAGSVFFPVVINTAAGVINIDSIYLDVAKNYGAGRVNFFLKIALPGALPVMLEGIQMGQAIALLTIVAAEMMGATSGIGYLIWTSYKAFLLPEMYVGLILISFFGYLFSLMLRGIQKKMLPWR
- a CDS encoding acetyl-CoA hydrolase/transferase family protein; translation: MTKRLADEQIIGLIERGADIIIPIANGEPQHLLDILEDNHLKLENVKIHQMLALRERDYILGKMKGHLSHVSYFLSGATRKAYHEGHIELVPNVFHEVPRILERITKLSMVMTVASPMDEHGYFSLGTQADYVSEFIGHVPFVLEVNKHMPRTYGENQIHISQIAGYVNSDMPLSEVLAPEIGEKDLKIAEFITNEIDNGDSLQIGIGAIPNAVMSMLKDHRHLGIHTEMLTDGIVDLVAAGAVDGTRKFTYKGKTVATFAYGSQRLYDFIDKNPSVEFLPVSVVNDPREIAKEERIVSINATTEVDLYGQCASETIGGRYYSSTGGQADFARGARFAKHGKGFICMHSTVKNDTISRIQLQLSPGSVVTTSKNDVDHIVTEYGIAHLYGKSVAERAKALIDIAHPAFREQLLFDAKKSRILY
- a CDS encoding LysR family transcriptional regulator, translated to MDQHLHVFVTVVEKGSFSRAAEELHMTQPAVSQYIKLLEQTYGETLLERSTKFVRLNKAGEIVYYHAKEIVGLYTKMQSLMDDLSNRASGPLSIGASYTFGEYVLPHFIAKLLEEFPLIKPRIVIGNTKEIAKLVVGHQLDVGIIEGDFKNTHLSIDAFAEDTMFIVAPYHHRLARQDHEVEVSDLEKETWIVRELGSGTREATERIFRSLNIDPQNVMEFGSTQLIKESVESGLGITFLSDLAVRQEISRGLLKIVPVKDTPYKRKFSIILRTSFKTKALKVFIDLLKEHDTSLTTVMKRKES
- a CDS encoding ABC transporter substrate-binding protein → MAKWMKSGWLMMLFAVALVVGACSPKETVQPVPEDKVPNAVTEDYPSGDLAPLDNRVKVVIAEDGAASGAGFYIAKEKGYFEDYNIEVEFAQFANSDDMLPALAAGEVDIAGGVSTASFFNAIAQGIDVKIIADKGHNVPGKSYFTFVIGNHMVDEIKEYSDFKGKKIAVSSRNSIDGYIYEEMLKHAGLTEDDVEFVLMGDFGSMLGAINGETIDAALNIEPLIAQGVDQGFHVRFGDATDYAPESQIAMVLGSPQFMSEEQDISLRFMSAYLKGVRDYNDAFIKDIGKDEVVEIMTKHTALKDPELWDKVNVTGLDPDGKMFIDDIKKQYDTYKANGAIRGDVDLNKAIDTSITEKAVETIGEYER
- a CDS encoding lysoplasmalogenase, which gives rise to MFQKLLLAAITIMGTIYIFFIPSDPVGFKIFMKLIPMALIILFALTTRTLFSRTYKRIVIMGLFVSMIADGVLYWFMIGLITFFIAHIFYIVAFRHMARKPMPIWAAILLILYGVGMAIWLAGSQFTTGQNVLGIAIIAYICVITTMGWMAIRTRMPLAITGALLFIFSDSVLAIDRFVYTIPYRDALVMVSYYAAQAFIATSIGSRVVKYSVNRNNLIR
- a CDS encoding YeiH family protein — translated: METVKPTNWPDLPFSFAWIGGIAFTFFIALLGYLLVKIPGFDHIGQLACAILMAVVYRQFLGYPEIIRPGITFSSKHLLRFAIILYGLKLNIDTVLHDGIGLLIRDAGVILFAILLTIWLAKLLKADQNISLLLAVGTGICGAAAIAAIAPIVKSKDEDTAIGVGIIALVGTIFAIGYTLLRPILPLTDVDYGIWAGISLHEIAHVALAAEPAGEDALAIGLLAKLGRVFLLVPLCFIFMSWMKRKSHSNDTTESKIEFPWFLIGFVLMSLIGSYVLGQSIPVSEEFLLGISTITTWCLTAAMVGLGLNVSLHDLRTKALKPLVAMLISSICLSILAYFII
- a CDS encoding DMT family transporter: MREIWIGILASLFFAVTFILNRTMELSGGSWLWSSSLRYFFMVPFLIAIVAYRKGLGDTKKEMIAKPAPFFIWSVVAFVLFYAPLTYAAAYSPGWLLAGTWQLTIVAGVLLAPFFTIIVKTNSGEQKIRQKVPAVSLCISLIILVGVVFIQIPHAQSVDIRTLGLGIIPVIIAAFAYPLGNRKMMELLGGRLDTFQRVLGMTLMTMPVWVGVAIYALVTVGPPSISQLSQSFIVAVSSGVIATTLFFMATDLARDDQGKLAAVEATQSTELIFAMIGEMIIIGIALPGPIALVGIGVIIFGMALHSFQTAIAKKKLPVT